Proteins encoded by one window of Musa acuminata AAA Group cultivar baxijiao chromosome BXJ2-9, Cavendish_Baxijiao_AAA, whole genome shotgun sequence:
- the LOC135622269 gene encoding BON1-associated protein 2-like has translation MERTATTVEITIISAEELRRGRRPLDKGAFVAVRSGSDTHGQVATGVDRDGGGYPCWNEKLTMTLPPSARSLSVGVYCRSKMGAGSACAVAAAEVPVSDFLWLEDYLHLLSYKLRDSNGVGNGIINFSVRVIGG, from the coding sequence ATGGAGAGGACCGCGACCACCGTAGAGATCACCATCATCTCGGCCGAGGAGCTTCGCCGCGGCCGCCGTCCGCTAGACAAGGGCGCCTTCGTGGCCGTCCGTTCCGGCTCCGACACGCACGGCCAAGTCGCCACCGGCGTCGACCGGGACGGCGGAGGCTACCCCTGTTGGAACGAGAAGCTCACGATGACGTTGCCGCCGTCGGCACGGTCACTGTCGGTGGGGGTCTACTGCAGGAGCAAGATGGGCGCTGGGTCCGCGTGCGCGGTGGCCGCGGCGGAGGTTCCGGTGTCGGACTTCCTGTGGCTGGAGGACTACCTGCACTTGCTCAGTTACAAGCTGAGGGACAGCAACGGTGTGGGCAATGGGATCATCAACTTCTCCGTTAGGGTTATCGGCGGCTAG
- the LOC135622271 gene encoding hydroxymethylglutaryl-CoA synthase-like isoform X2: MDSGKVKDVGILAMDIYFPPTCVQQEALEAHDGASKGKYTIGLGQECMAFCTEVEDVISMSLTVVTSLLEKYQVDPKQIGRLEVGSETVIDKSKSIKTWIMQIFEESGNTDVEGVDSTNACYGGTAALFNCVNWVESSSWDGRYGLVVCTDSAVYAEGPARPTGGAAAIAMLIGPNAPISFESKFRGTHMTHVYDFYKPNLASEYPVVDGKLSQTCYLMALDSCYKCFCSKFEKFEGKQFSISDADYFVFHSPYNKLVQKSFARLYFNDYLRNSSVVEKDAREKLEQFSNLTGDESYQSRELEKMGQRIVMFSYGSGLSSTMFSFKLQDGQHPFNISNIATVLNVSEKLEKRHVIPPENFVETLKLMEHRYGAKDFETSKDTSLLSPGTFYLVNVDSMYRRYYAKKGTEEATSAKSFSVKNGSLANGH; this comes from the exons ATGGATTCTGGAAAGGTGAAGGATGTGGGGATTCTTGCGATGGACATTTACTTCCCTCCGACTTGCGTCCAACAG GAAGCACTGGAGGCTCATGATGGGGCGAGTAAGGGGAAATACACAATAGGTCTCGGCCAAGAATGTATGGCCTTCTGCACAGAAGTGGAAGATGTGATCTCCATGAG CTTGACAGTCGTTACTTCTCTcttagagaaatatcaggttgacCCAAAGCAAATTGGCCGTCTGGAAGTTGGTAGTGAGACAGTGATAGACAAGAGCAAGTCAATCAAGACGTGGATAATGCAAATATTTGAG GAATCTGGTAATACTGATGTTGAAGGAGTTGACTCAACGAATGCATGCTATGGTGGAACAGCTGCTTTGTTCAACTGCGTGAACTGGGTAGAAAGTAGCTCATGGGATGGGCGCTATGGCCTGGTTGTTTGTACGGATAGTGCG GTTTATGCAGAAGGGCCAGCTCGTCCTACTGGGGGTGCTGCTGCTATTGCAATGCTGATTGGACCaaatgctccaatttcttttGAAAGTAAATTCAGGGGAACTCATATGACTCATGTTTATGATTTTTATAAGCCAAATCTCGCAAGTGAATACCCG GTTGTTGATGGAAAGCTATCACAGACATGCTACCTCATGGCTCTTGATTCTTGTTATAAATGTTTTTGCAGCAA GTTTGAAAAGTTTGAGGGAAAGCAATTCTCAATTTCTGATGCGGATTATTTTGTTTTCCATTCTCCCTATAACAAG CTTGTGCAGAAAAGTTTTGCTCGTCTCTACTTTAACGACTACTTGCGCAATTCAAG TGTTGTCGAGAAGGATGCAAGGGAAAAGCTGGAGCAGTTCTCTAATCTGACTGGTGATGAAAGCTATCAAAGTCGTGAGCTTGAAAAG ATGGGCCAACGGATTGTAATGTTCTCATATGGCAGTGGCCTATCTTCCACAATGTTCTCCTTCAAGCTTCAGGATGGTCAACATCCATTTAACATATCAAACATTGCTACCGTTCTTAACGTATCAGAAAAGCTCGAGAAGAGACATGTG ATTCCACCAGAAAATTTTGTGGAGACATTGAAGCTGATGGAGCATAGATATGGAGCCAAGGATTTCGAAACAAGCAAAGATACAAGCTTACTGTCTCCGGGAACCTTCTATCTCGTGAATGTGGATTCCATGTACCGGAGGTATTACGCCAAGAAGGGCACAGAGGAAGCTACGAGTGCCAAAAGTTTCAGCGTCAAGAACGGCTCTTTGGCCAATGGCCACTGA
- the LOC135622270 gene encoding uncharacterized protein LOC135622270 encodes MIEIQSPCIRDIGEACTHGCCPVPFLGLVESSTTMHHARTTTIGISRMNFAKLTKDSIFPNTHFTNHECLPPLPDALSGFIRVYPQYGETEEADRIRNSEYYHLSDHVCLDYTGFSLFSHAQVHSSRASTSGDPQPSGLLQPPYFSIAYKSASLKSQVQYGNQDTALESAIRKRIMHFLNILDGAYSMICTANRTTAFRLLAESYPFHANKGLLSVYDYESEAIYAMTKSAYRRGAKVMSASFSWPSLRIHSDKLMEKLSKRKKKRRGLFVFPLQSRITGARYPYSWMTVAKEHGWQVVLDACALGPKDLDTLGLSLIQPDFIICSFFKVFGENPSGFAGIFIKKSSTAALESSTIARSIGIVSIIPSRRLSQLTDDYSGTDLDGHSSRNQFDEDDIETISSFSGPIPTHIGNDSAAIDNVLGEFASTQKQKQVERSEQVESSKARDDNEESSGIVELECNLSVQAEKSTITAEANKSMEIVCRGLDHADSLGLLLISNRLRCITNWLVVALIKLQHPHSESGHSLVRIYGPQVKFDRGPAIAFNIFDWKGEKIEPVLVQKLADRSNISLSCGFLNNICFPDKYEAEKHKVLERRACEITVAGNRKKQKTTMGINVLNASLSFLTNFEDAYKLWTFVAKFLDADFVEKERWRYLALNQKTVEV; translated from the coding sequence ATGATAGAGATTCAATCTCCTTGCATCAGGGATATCGGAGAGGCATGCACCCATGGCTGCTGTCCGGTGCCATTTCTTGGCCTGGTCGAGTCCAGCACCACCATGCACCACGCAAGAACCACCACCATTGGAATCTCACGGATGAATTTTGCGAAGCTGACGAAGGATTCCATCTTCCCAAACACCCACTTCACAAACCATGAGTGCCTGCCTCCCCTCCCTGATGCCTTGTCCGGCTTTATCAGAGTGTATCCACAGTACGGTGAGACAGAAGAAGCAGACCGAATCAGGAACAGTGAATATTATCACCTTTCTGATCATGTCTGCCTCGATTATACTGGATTTAGCCTCTTCTCCCATGCACAAGTGCACTCCTCGAGAGCATCCACATCTGGTGATCCTCAGCCTTCAGGCCTGCTGCAGCCTCCATATTTCAGCATCGCTTACAAGTCAgcaagcttgaaatctcaagtgcAGTACGGGAATCAAGATACTGCTCTGGAATCAGCAATCAGGAAAAGGATCATGCATTTCCTCAACATACTGGATGGTGCATACAGCATGATCTGCACTGCCAACAGAACCACTGCTTTCAGGCTGTTGGCAGAATCCTATCCCTTTCATGCCAACAAGGGGCTGCTGAGTGTGTATGATTACGAGAGCGAGGCCATATATGCGATGACTAAGAGCGCTTACAGGAGAGGAGCCAAAGTCATGTCTGCTAGCTTCTCCTGGCCAAGCCTCCGGATTCATTCTGATAAATTGATGGAGAAGCTGagcaagagaaagaagaaaagaagaggactGTTTGTGTTTCCACTTCAGTCCAGGATTACTGGAGCCAGGTATCCGTATTCATGGATGACTGTGGCTAAAGAACATGGGTGGCAAGTGGTGCTGGATGCATGTGCTCTGGGGCCAAAGGACTTGGACACCCTCGGGCTCTCGCTGATCCAGCCAGACTTCATCATCTGCTCTTTCTTCAAAGTGTTTGGTGAGAACCCATCTGGTTTTGCAGGGATTTTCATCAAAAAGTCCAGCACTGCAGCATTGGAGTCATCTACAATAGCCAGGAGTATCGGAATTGTGAGCATCATCCCATCAAGAAGGCTGTCACAGCTGACTGATGATTATTCAGGAACAGATTTGGATGGCCATTCCTCTAGAAACCAATTCGACGAAGACGATATTGAGACCATCAGTTCGTTCTCTGGTCCAATACCCACACATATCGGTAATGACTCTGCTGCTATAGATAATGTGCTTGGAGAATTTGCTTCTACACAAAAACAAAAGCAAGTTGAGAGATCCGAGCAGGTGGAGAGTTCCAAAGCACGAGATGATAATGAAGAATCATCGGGTATTGTAGAATTAGAATGCAACCTCTCCGTGCAAGCAGAAAAGAGCACGATCACTGCTGAAGCAAACAAGAGCATGGAGATTGTGTGCAGAGGATTGGATCATGCAGACTCTCTAGGTCTGCTACTCATCAGCAACAGATTGAGATGCATCACCAACTGGTTAGTCGTTGCTTTGATTAAGCTGCAGCATCCTCACTCTGAAAGTGGTCATTCCCTAGTTAGGATCTACGGTCCACAAGTAAAATTTGACAGGGGACCTGCAATAGCTTTCAACATCTTCGACTGGAAAGGAGAGAAGATCGAGCCTGTGCTTGTACAAAAGCTTGCAGATAGAAGCAACATTTCTCTTAGTTGTGGGTTCCTAAACAATATATGCTTCCCAGACAAATATGAAGCTGAGAAACATAAAGTTTTGGAGAGAAGAGCCTGTGAAATAACAGTTGCAGGAaacagaaagaaacaaaaaactaCTATGGGAATAAATGTCTTAAATGCTTCCCTTAGCTTCCTCACTAACTTTGAGGATGCTTACAAACTCTGGACTTTTGTTGCTAAGTTCCTAGATGCAGATTTTGTTGAGAAGGAAAGGTGGAGATATTTGGCTTTGAATCAGAAAACAGTTGAGGTTTAA
- the LOC135622271 gene encoding hydroxymethylglutaryl-CoA synthase-like isoform X1 — protein MDSGKVKDVGILAMDIYFPPTCVQQEALEAHDGASKGKYTIGLGQECMAFCTEVEDVISMSLTVVTSLLEKYQVDPKQIGRLEVGSETVIDKSKSIKTWIMQIFEESGNTDVEGVDSTNACYGGTAALFNCVNWVESSSWDGRYGLVVCTDSAVYAEGPARPTGGAAAIAMLIGPNAPISFESKFRGTHMTHVYDFYKPNLASEYPVVDGKLSQTCYLMALDSCYKCFCSKFEKFEGKQFSISDADYFVFHSPYNKLVQKSFARLYFNDYLRNSSVVEKDAREKLEQFSNLTGDESYQSRELEKVSQQVSKPLYDAKIQPSTLLPKQIGNMYTASIYAAFASVIHNKYSTLMGQRIVMFSYGSGLSSTMFSFKLQDGQHPFNISNIATVLNVSEKLEKRHVIPPENFVETLKLMEHRYGAKDFETSKDTSLLSPGTFYLVNVDSMYRRYYAKKGTEEATSAKSFSVKNGSLANGH, from the exons ATGGATTCTGGAAAGGTGAAGGATGTGGGGATTCTTGCGATGGACATTTACTTCCCTCCGACTTGCGTCCAACAG GAAGCACTGGAGGCTCATGATGGGGCGAGTAAGGGGAAATACACAATAGGTCTCGGCCAAGAATGTATGGCCTTCTGCACAGAAGTGGAAGATGTGATCTCCATGAG CTTGACAGTCGTTACTTCTCTcttagagaaatatcaggttgacCCAAAGCAAATTGGCCGTCTGGAAGTTGGTAGTGAGACAGTGATAGACAAGAGCAAGTCAATCAAGACGTGGATAATGCAAATATTTGAG GAATCTGGTAATACTGATGTTGAAGGAGTTGACTCAACGAATGCATGCTATGGTGGAACAGCTGCTTTGTTCAACTGCGTGAACTGGGTAGAAAGTAGCTCATGGGATGGGCGCTATGGCCTGGTTGTTTGTACGGATAGTGCG GTTTATGCAGAAGGGCCAGCTCGTCCTACTGGGGGTGCTGCTGCTATTGCAATGCTGATTGGACCaaatgctccaatttcttttGAAAGTAAATTCAGGGGAACTCATATGACTCATGTTTATGATTTTTATAAGCCAAATCTCGCAAGTGAATACCCG GTTGTTGATGGAAAGCTATCACAGACATGCTACCTCATGGCTCTTGATTCTTGTTATAAATGTTTTTGCAGCAA GTTTGAAAAGTTTGAGGGAAAGCAATTCTCAATTTCTGATGCGGATTATTTTGTTTTCCATTCTCCCTATAACAAG CTTGTGCAGAAAAGTTTTGCTCGTCTCTACTTTAACGACTACTTGCGCAATTCAAG TGTTGTCGAGAAGGATGCAAGGGAAAAGCTGGAGCAGTTCTCTAATCTGACTGGTGATGAAAGCTATCAAAGTCGTGAGCTTGAAAAG GTTTCTCAGCAAGTTTCAAAGCCTTTATATGATGCGAAAATTCAACCATCTACTTTGCTGCCAAAACAAATTGGGAATATGTACACTGCATCTATTTATGCTGCATTTGCATCTGTTATCCACAACAAATATAGTACTCTG ATGGGCCAACGGATTGTAATGTTCTCATATGGCAGTGGCCTATCTTCCACAATGTTCTCCTTCAAGCTTCAGGATGGTCAACATCCATTTAACATATCAAACATTGCTACCGTTCTTAACGTATCAGAAAAGCTCGAGAAGAGACATGTG ATTCCACCAGAAAATTTTGTGGAGACATTGAAGCTGATGGAGCATAGATATGGAGCCAAGGATTTCGAAACAAGCAAAGATACAAGCTTACTGTCTCCGGGAACCTTCTATCTCGTGAATGTGGATTCCATGTACCGGAGGTATTACGCCAAGAAGGGCACAGAGGAAGCTACGAGTGCCAAAAGTTTCAGCGTCAAGAACGGCTCTTTGGCCAATGGCCACTGA
- the LOC135623960 gene encoding uncharacterized protein LOC135623960: MSTGQQTRLGGPSVARTHPIGSPEDHPPREELRGGGLAATSEQYWRLFNDPGLSPPDATIVPPPISPEAFHDLAHQVRTLAGVVQAIVPLIPQPAPSQTNQPLHQREPAPREHAPPPGPPSPRNHATRLGDRDTVGTSSRPEPEWPPADSTRTLQAQLHLFNRRLNEVQQEVRRSKGEPGTDGYQGSPFAPEIQDQAIPPHFRLPSLDTYNGDTDPADHVAAFRAQMALYGTSDALMCRAFPTTLRGPARAWYGSLKAGTISSFDQLARDFELNFLAYARPKPSAALLLGLHQGEDESLSHFLDRFTTQIRGLSDAHPSLLMQAFMIGLRPSRFFWSLVERPPTTVPEMLQRASQFVAAETWMAGRPREHRGTKSEPPRQQQPPTFRRRSDRSDLTAPRPLPPALNASQTDIFLHIRGKGLLKEPYPMSDPLALADQSKYCRFHRQRGHDTEQCRELKRQIEELIRRGHLGQYLHPDKESSPRPEGPVERRIDVISGGPASGGDSMARKKAYARATSAEAPGHAPGPSVTFPARAYEQAEHDDALVIAARIANAQVQRIMVDTGSSADILYLDAYLKLGLPRDGMKPVSSALTGFTGDSVSPLGAVTLPLTLGVPPKSKTTMTTFLVIDLPAAYNAILGRPTLNKVRAVVSTYYQTVKFPTSAGTGETAGSPRESRRCYLTAVSLPKRPKVEPPLMDPREVQRSAPHVEPKGITVAVSLQGRPERTIRVGSELPKHERERLVGLLQENTDVFAWSPSDMTGLDSEVALHRLSISSDARPVQQKLRRQAPERQTAIREEVTRLLKAGFIKEAGYPQWLSNVVLVKKANGSWRMCVDYTSLNKACPKDCYPLPRVDQLVDATAGYARLSFMDAFSGYNQIGMAPEDQEHTAFITDQGVYYYKVMPFGLKNAGATYQRAANKIFARQIGRNMEVYVDDMIVKSQEARTHLADLAEAFATLRQVGMRLNPAKCAFGVTSGKFLGFIVHERGIDADPEKLRAIINIQSPRTTKDLQRLNGKLVAMSRFLARSGDRCFPFFKALQNPKGFQWTTECEEALQQVKKHLANLPRLTSVSPGEKLSIYLAASLRAVSSVLIKESPNGQLPVYYMSHILNGPEERYPPIEKLALALVLSARKLRPYFQAHPVEVVTDQPLRLVLSKFDVAGRLLKWAVELGEHDIRYVPRTAIKAQSVADFIAELTQAESGSLERPPEAWLLHVDGSANSMGAGAGLVLRAPDGRSFERSLRFGFRASNNEAEYEALLAGLRLALEMQVDSLHVHTDSRLVAEQLSGGYEARDPTMARYLAQVRNLTAKFLHFTLSNVPRVENERADALAKLASKPAPGVGPEVEELLARAFEIAVAATSSASSWVQELLRYKRDGTLPPDKAAARRLLRTHAWYIEAGGRLYKRSFSYPLLRCLEPGEAQIVLAEIHEGTCGEHIGGRILAHKTLRQGYYWPTMRRDARMHVQRCIPCQEHARTPRLPAVPLAPIDCAWPFAQWGLDILGPFPLAAGQRRFLIVGVDYFTKWVEAEPLATITAQQVEKFVWKNLITRFGLPEAIITDNGPQFSSQRFREFCAKHGVRLKYSSVAHPQTNGLAEVTNRSILDGLKRRVSAARTNWTEELPSVLWALRTTPKTATGESPYSLTFGTEAVLPPEVAITTFRTKGYDEGASEEGLRTALDLLEERRADAHIRALSYKRAIARVYNRKVRPRPVRLGDLVLRRTEVSDPTRQRGKLAPSWEGPYRVTEVIGTGAFRLATMGDP; this comes from the exons ATGTCAACTGGTCAACAAACCCGCCTAGGCGGCCCCTCAGTTGCGAGGACGCACCCGATCGGGTCCCCGGAAGATCATCCCCCGCGGGAGGAGCTCCGAGGGGGAGGTCTCGCTGCGACTTCAGAGCAATACTGGCGCctgttcaatgacccgggcttgtcgccgcccgatGCCACTATCGTCCCCCCACCAATTTCCCCCGAGGCCTTCCACGACCTTGCCCACCAGGTGAGGACACTGGCGGGCGTGGTACAAGCCATTGTTCCGCTCATCCCCCAGCCGGCGCCCTCGCAAACGAACCAGCCCCTGCATCAACGGGAGCCCGCCCCTCGGGAGCACGCACCTCCCCCCGGGCCTCCGTCACCTCGAAACCACGCGACCCGGCTCGGCGACCGGGACACCGTGGGCACGTCAAGCCGCCCCGAGCCCGAGTGGCCACCCGCAGACTCGACCCGCACCTTGCAGGCGCAGCTGCATCTTTTCAATCGACGTTTGAACGAGGTACAACAAGAAGTTCGCAGGTCGAAAGGGGAGCCCGGGACGGACGGATACCAGGGATCCCCGTTCGcgcccgaaatacaagatcagGCCATCCCGCCGCACTTTCGGCTTCCATCCCTGGACACCTACAACGGCGACACCGATCCCGCGGATCACGTAGCCgcgtttcgcgcccaaatggcgttGTACGGAACTtctgacgccctgatgtgcagggcgttcccgacaacTTTGAGGGGACCGGCCCGCGCATGGTACGGTAGCCTCAAGGCAGGAACCAtctcttccttcgaccagctcgcccggGACTTTGAGCTCAACTTCCTCGCCTACGCCCGCCCGAAGCCGTCCGCGGCGCTACTCCTCGGGCTCCACCAAGGGGAAGATGAGTCCCTTTCCCACTTCTTGGACCGTTTCACGACCCAGATCCGAGGGCTCTCGGACGCTCATCCTTCCctgttgatgcaggcattcatgataggcttacggccctccaggttcttctggtccctgGTAGAGCGACCCCCCACAACTGTGCCAGAGATGCTTCAACGGGCAAGCCAATTCGTCGCGGCAGAAACGTGGATGGCCGGGAGACCCAGGGAGCACAGGGGGACCAAATCAGAGCCGCCTCGACAGCAACAGCCACCAACGTTCCGGCGCAGGTCGGACAGATCTGACCTAACGGCTCCGAGGCCCCTCCCACCAGCTTTGAATGCATCTCAAACAGACATATTCCTTCATATAAGGGGAAAAGGTTTGCTCAAAGAACCCTACCCGATGAGCGATCCCCTGGCGCTGGCAGATCAATCGAAATACTGCCGCTTCCACCGGCAACGCGGGCACGACACTGAACAATGCCGGGAGTTGAAAAGACAGATCGAGGAACTCATCCGCAGGGGGCACCTTGGTCAGTATCTCCACCCGGACAAAGAATCCTCTCCCCGCCCGGAAGGGCCCGTCGAGCGACGTATCGACGTGATATCCGGGGGCCCCGCATCCGGTGGAGACTCCATGGCCCGCAAGAAGGCATACGCCCGAGCCACCTCAGCAGAGGCTCCCGGACACGCCCCCGGACCCAGTGTCACCTTCCCAGCCAGGGCGTATGAACAGGCCGAACACGATGATGCGCTCGTGATCGCGGCCAGGATCGCCAACGCGCAGGTacaaaggatcatggtcgacaccggaagctcggccgatatactatACCTCGACGCCTACTTAAAGCTTGGCCTGCCCAGAGATGGCATGAAGCCGGTGTCTTCGGCGCTCACCGGCTTCACCGGCGACTCAGTCTCACCGCTGGGGGCGGTTACTTTGCCCCTGACCCTAGGAGTTCCGCCAAAGTCAAAAACAACGATGACCACCTTCCTGGTCATCGACCTCCCCGCCGcttacaacgccatcctcggtcGGCCGACACTCAACAAAGTTAGAgctgtcgtctcgacctactatcaGACAGTGAAGTTCCCGACCTCGGCAGGAACTGGCGAAACTGCGGGAAGCCCTCGAGAATCCCGGCGCTGTTACTTGACCGCCGTCTCGCTACCTAAGAGGCCCAAAGTCGAACCGCCATTAATGGACCCCCGAGAGGTGCAGAGGTCGGCCCCCCATGTCGAGCCGAAGGGAATCACGGTCGCTGTGTCGCTACAAGGGCGCCCGGAACGGACGATTAGGGTCGGGTCAGAGCTGCCCAAGCACGAACGAGAACGACTCGTCGGCCTCCTGCAAGAAAACACTGATGTCTTCGCTTGGTCACCATCTGACATGACAGGCCTCGACtcggaggtcgccctacatcgccTCAGCATCTCCTCCGACGCACGTCCGGTACAACAAAAGCTGAGGCGGCAAGCCCCTGAACGACAGACGGCCATACGAGAAGAAGTAACTCGCCTCTTGAAGGCAGGCTTCATAAAAGAAGCCGGATACCCgcaatggctgtccaatgtagttctTGTCAAAAAGgcaaatggaagctggaggatgtgcgttgactacacaagCCTTAATAAGGCATGCCCAAAGGACTGCTATCCTCTGCCAAGGGTCGACCAGCTGGTTGACGCCACGGCCGGCTACGCCCGCCTGTCATTTATGGACGCTTTCTCGGGCTATAACCAGATCGGGATGGCACCTGAAGATCAAGAACACACAGCCTTCATTACCGATCAGGGGGTCTACTATTACAAGGTCATGCCCTTTGGACTGAAAAATGCCGGCGCGACATACCAAAGGGCAGCGAACAAGATATTCGCCCGCCAGATCGGTCGAAACATGGAGGTatacgtcgacgacatgatcgtaaaaagcCAAGAAGCCAGGACTCATTTGGCTGATTTGGCCGAAGCCTTCGCTACACTCCGCCAGGTTGGCATGCGCCTCAACCCCGCGAAATGCGCCTTCGGCGTCACCTCAGGaaaattcctcgggttcatcgtgCATGAAAGAGGGATCGATGCCGACCCAGAGAAACTCCGGGCAATCATCAACATACAATCACCCCGGACTACCAAGGACCTGCAGCGCCTCAACGGGAAACTCGTCGCCATGTCCCGATTCCTCGCCCGCTCGGGGGATCGCTGTTTCCCCTTCTTCAAAGCACTGCAGAATCCGAAAGGCTTCCAATGGACGACGGAATGCGAGGAAGCCCTCCAGCAAGTGAAAAaacacctggccaacctccctCGGCTCACCTCAGTCTCTCCTGGCGAGAAACTGAGCATCTACCTGGCCGCCTCCCTGCGCGCAGTAAGCTCCGTCCTGATCAAAGAAAGCCCAAATGGCCAACTCCCGGTCTACTACATGAGCCACATCCTCAACGGCCCGGAGGAGCGATACCCCCCGATCGAGAAGCTGGCGCTCGCCCTTGTGCTATCCGCCCGGAAATTACGCCCCTATTTCCAAGCCCACCCCGTGGAGGTAGTTACGGACCAACCACTTCGGCTGGTCCTGTCTAAGTTTGATGTGgcaggacggctcctcaaatgggcggtggagctcggcgaacacGACATCCGGTATGTACCTAGGACGGCCATCAAAGCCCAGTctgtggccgacttcatcgcggaacTGACCCAAGCGGAGAGCGGGAGCCTCGAACGACCCCCCGAGGCCTGGCTCTTGCACGTCGACGGGTCAGCCAACTCAATGGGTGCGGGCGCAGGGTTGGTGCTCCGAGCCCCCGACGGACGGTcattcgagcgttccctccgctttgGGTTCCGTGCCTCTAACAACGAAGCAGAGTACGAGGCACTCCTAGCgggactcaggttggccctcgagatgcaggtagaCTCCCTCCACGTCCATACAGACTCCCGGTTAgtagccgagcaactcagcggAGGATATGAGGCTCGCGACCCGACCATGGCAAGGTACCTGGCGCAGGTAAGGAACTTAACTGCGAAGTTCCTGCACtttacattatctaatgtccCAAGGGTGGAGAACGAGCGCGCTGACGCACTAGCTAAGCTAGCCTCAAAACCCGCCCCCGGTGTCGGGCCGGAAGTCGAGGAGCTACTTGCCCGCGCCTTCGAGATCGCGGTCGCGGCCACCAGCAGCGCGTCCTCTTGGGTACAAGAACTACTGCGCTACAAACGGGATGGAACTCTCCCACCCGACAAGGCGGCGGCCCGGCGCCTGCTCCGCACGCACGCGTGGTATATTGAGGCGGGCGGGCGGCTTTATAAACGCTCCTTCTCATACCCCCTCCTACGATGCTTGGAGCCCGGCGAGGCGCAAATCGTCCTGGCAGAGATACACGAGGGCACCTGCGGAGAACACATCGGCGGGCGGATCTTAGCGCATAAAACTCTCCGCCAAGGCtattactggccgaccatgcgtcGGGACGCAAGAATGCACGTACAGCGGTGTATCCCATGCCAAGAGCACGCCCGCACTCCCCGACTCCCCGCAGTCCCGCTGGCCCCCATTGACTGCGCTTGGCCGTTTGCGCAATGGGGCTTAGACATCCTCGGGCCCTTTCCCTTAGCCGCAGGGCAACGGAGATTTCTTATCGTCGGCGTGgattacttcacaaagtgggtcgaggccgagccactgGCAACAATTACAGCACAGCAAGTAGAGAAGTTCGTATGGAAAAACCTGATTACCCGGTTCGGCCTGCCCGAAGCCATCATCACGGATAATGGGCCCCAGTTCTCCAGTCAGAGGTTTCGGGAGTTCTGCGCAAAACATGGAGTCCGCCTGAAGTACAGTTCGGTCGCTCACCCCCAGACGAACGGGCTGGCAGAAGTGACCAACCGATCCATCCTGGACGGACTCAAAAGGAGAGTGTCCGCAGCTCGAACCAACTGGACGGAGGAGCTCCCGAGCGTGCTCTGGGCGCTGCGCACCACTCCAAAAACAGCAACGGGAGAATCCCCGTACAGCCTCAcgttcggaaccgaagctgtACTTCCCCCCGAAGTAGCCATTACTACCTTCCGCACGAAGGGCTACGACGAGGGAGCCTCGGAGGAAGGACTCCGAACCGCCCTCGACTTGCTGGAAGAGCGACGCGCCGACGCACATATAAGAGCCCTCTCCTACAAAAGGGCGATCGCAAGGGTTTACAACCGAAAAGTACGACCTCGACCCGTCAGATTGGGCGATCTGGTCCTGCGACGGACTGAGGTCAGTGACCCAACCCGACAAAGAGGCAAGTTGGCCCCCAGTTGGGAAGGCCCCTATCGGGTGACCGAAGTCATCGGAACCGGAGCGTTCCGGCTCGCCACAATGGGAG ATCCTTAA